In Fibrobacter sp. UWEL, the following proteins share a genomic window:
- a CDS encoding carbohydrate-binding protein has product MGYGFVKTALAFGLGLGLATQVNAARQMENLSRGLVAANVNSGMLVSWRLLGTEKPTTAFNLYRDGTKIATVSGTQATNYLDASGKATSVYTVAPVVDGVEGKAQGLSFVYDKTYKFGNTYFPYANLSVDVPKDLTMPDGTTCSYTPNDMSVGDLDGDGELEFILKWDPSNSKDNSQSGYTGNVYLDGYKFNGQKLWRIDLGRNIRAGAHYTQFMVYDLDGDGIAEIAAKTSDGTVDGAGKVIGDASKDYRTSTGTIMSGNEFLTVFNGTTGAAIHTIDYWPARGKITGDTYGNRDNRMLAAIAYLDGEHPSLIMCRGYYTQAFVAAYDFKNGKLVNRWQYSATTSGQGLYGEGNHNLSVGDINGDGKDEIVYGSGALKADGTLLYRTGFGHGDAMHLSDMDPDRTGLEVYSVHEEKKNKYSEEFRGPDGKVIWGTEQTGDGVDNGRGLAADIDSTNRGFEMWSGTSGGVRTVKGELLGTNKPSVNFRIYFDGDLQDELLDATGSGGSGGKIEKWNSTSKAVDRYFSFYNVNSSTLNNSTKANPCISADLFGDWREEFIARSSADPSLLTIFSTPVKTDFRLYTLLHDSQYRVSVAWQNVAYNQPPHAGYYLPDMVKNLKQPDIYTVSTSGEVVMPAATITKNGAGSSRQTVVLGTAIADFAYAYTNCTGVKVEGLPKGVTATLNTTDKKIYISGTPTEVGTFAFTATTVGGTGDAASLSGQIVVTDPSVPESSSSVYVPEESSSSEGGKPTVSTNYPSEVNAAVPDDMQGVYEEYNAGWLDSGYFNSDNAVGSYGTWELYSKKAGDVVVTIRFANGGADPRNMTLSVNGEDVREIEFSSTDGWTNWAETEVKVTFVEGKNVIKLTSTSALGGPNIDLFYFDQADICLYRDHIEGPTAIEAAKVQGINSYNVHTGVLRTATAGFAEVYYFDMLGNMRVGHSADVPAGESIFKVHEELLPKGTYMVKVKLNGKMISSGKISKF; this is encoded by the coding sequence ATGGGATATGGATTCGTTAAGACCGCTTTAGCCTTTGGGCTAGGGCTTGGTTTGGCTACGCAGGTAAATGCGGCTAGACAGATGGAAAATCTGAGCCGAGGCCTGGTGGCTGCAAATGTCAATAGCGGAATGCTGGTAAGCTGGCGCCTTTTGGGCACCGAAAAACCGACGACCGCTTTCAACCTTTATCGCGACGGCACTAAAATCGCCACAGTGAGTGGAACCCAGGCAACCAATTATCTGGATGCCTCCGGCAAGGCAACTTCCGTTTATACGGTCGCCCCCGTGGTGGATGGAGTGGAGGGAAAGGCCCAGGGTCTATCTTTCGTGTACGATAAAACCTATAAGTTTGGCAACACCTATTTCCCCTACGCCAATCTTTCTGTGGATGTTCCTAAGGACTTGACCATGCCAGACGGCACCACATGCAGTTACACGCCCAATGACATGAGCGTGGGTGATTTGGATGGTGATGGTGAACTGGAATTCATTTTGAAATGGGATCCCAGCAATTCCAAGGACAACTCACAGTCCGGCTATACAGGCAACGTATATCTGGATGGTTATAAGTTTAATGGACAAAAGTTGTGGCGTATTGATCTTGGTCGCAACATTCGCGCAGGCGCTCACTACACCCAATTCATGGTCTATGACCTGGATGGTGACGGCATTGCAGAAATTGCCGCAAAGACCAGCGATGGAACCGTTGACGGTGCAGGAAAGGTTATTGGCGACGCGTCCAAGGACTACCGCACCTCTACCGGAACCATTATGAGTGGTAATGAATTCCTGACGGTGTTCAACGGAACTACTGGCGCCGCAATTCATACTATCGATTACTGGCCCGCCCGTGGCAAGATTACCGGCGACACTTATGGCAATCGAGACAACCGCATGCTTGCAGCAATTGCATACCTGGACGGGGAACACCCCAGCTTGATCATGTGCCGAGGTTATTATACCCAGGCATTCGTTGCCGCCTACGATTTCAAGAATGGAAAGCTGGTAAACCGCTGGCAGTATTCCGCAACCACTTCAGGCCAGGGCCTTTATGGCGAAGGCAATCATAATCTTTCCGTTGGCGATATCAATGGCGATGGCAAGGATGAAATCGTTTACGGTTCTGGAGCATTGAAAGCCGACGGAACCTTGCTGTATCGCACCGGCTTTGGTCACGGCGATGCCATGCATCTTTCCGACATGGATCCGGATCGTACAGGTCTTGAAGTTTACAGTGTTCACGAAGAAAAGAAAAACAAGTATTCCGAAGAATTTCGCGGCCCCGATGGCAAGGTAATCTGGGGTACGGAACAAACCGGCGACGGCGTGGACAACGGCCGCGGTCTTGCCGCAGATATTGATTCAACAAATCGTGGTTTTGAAATGTGGTCAGGTACAAGCGGTGGCGTCCGTACCGTCAAGGGCGAACTGCTTGGCACCAACAAGCCTTCTGTCAATTTCCGCATTTATTTTGATGGCGACCTGCAGGATGAACTGTTGGACGCCACAGGTAGCGGCGGCAGCGGTGGCAAGATTGAAAAGTGGAATTCTACTTCCAAGGCAGTGGACCGCTATTTCAGTTTCTACAACGTAAATAGTTCCACCCTGAATAATTCAACAAAAGCCAACCCTTGTATTTCTGCGGACCTGTTCGGTGACTGGCGCGAAGAATTTATTGCACGCTCCAGCGCAGACCCTTCCTTGTTGACCATTTTCTCTACTCCGGTAAAGACTGATTTTCGCCTATATACACTGCTTCATGATTCACAGTACCGTGTAAGCGTTGCTTGGCAGAATGTGGCTTATAACCAGCCGCCTCACGCAGGTTACTACCTGCCGGATATGGTGAAAAATTTGAAGCAGCCAGATATTTACACCGTATCTACCTCTGGTGAAGTGGTCATGCCGGCCGCAACCATCACAAAGAATGGCGCTGGATCTAGCCGCCAGACGGTGGTGTTAGGCACCGCCATCGCTGACTTCGCTTACGCTTACACCAACTGCACAGGCGTTAAGGTAGAAGGCCTTCCTAAAGGCGTGACAGCAACTCTTAATACCACCGACAAGAAGATTTATATTTCCGGCACTCCTACGGAAGTTGGCACGTTCGCCTTTACGGCTACAACTGTTGGCGGTACTGGTGACGCAGCATCTCTCTCGGGTCAGATTGTGGTCACGGACCCCTCCGTTCCAGAATCTTCCAGCAGTGTCTATGTACCCGAGGAATCCTCCAGCAGCGAGGGCGGCAAGCCGACAGTTTCAACGAACTATCCTTCCGAAGTGAACGCCGCGGTACCGGACGATATGCAGGGCGTTTATGAAGAATATAATGCAGGTTGGCTGGATAGCGGTTACTTCAATTCCGACAACGCAGTTGGAAGCTACGGCACATGGGAACTGTATTCCAAGAAAGCCGGAGATGTCGTGGTAACCATCCGCTTTGCAAACGGCGGCGCAGACCCACGTAATATGACCTTGTCCGTCAATGGCGAGGACGTTCGCGAAATTGAATTCAGCTCCACGGATGGCTGGACCAACTGGGCGGAAACAGAAGTGAAGGTGACCTTTGTGGAAGGCAAGAACGTAATCAAGCTGACATCTACTTCTGCCTTGGGCGGCCCCAACATAGACCTGTTCTATTTCGACCAAGCGGACATTTGTCTCTATCGTGATCACATTGAAGGTCCAACTGCGATAGAAGCCGCCAAGGTTCAGGGAATCAACAGCTACAACGTCCATACCGGAGTTCTCCGTACAGCAACAGCGGGCTTTGCCGAAGTCTATTACTTCGACATGCTAGGCAACATGCGTGTCGGGCATTCCGCCGACGTACCTGCAGGCGAATCCATATTCAAGGTCCATGAGGAACTCTTACCTAAGGGAACCTACATGGTAAAGGTGAAATTGAACGGCAAGATGATTTCCAGCGGAAAAATCTCAAAGTTCTAA
- a CDS encoding methyltransferase domain-containing protein translates to MSDKDCSQSYNPKAVTSNQTDIYKNLEQVVRKYAATRFLRPVADHTREAFESARQFVQNFYETTGSIPVVIPGSTGDLTDPIAKGAFPVILDSGCGTGESTLHLARRFPGVPVIGIDKSAVRLNKAGNEHQLENVSPLDSRLRENDKENLAVPANAFWVRGELLDFWRLALDEVQAGRWTIPHHAVFYPNPWPKESEATRRFHLHPIFSTMMALGHVTELRTNWEIYAREFAEAARILADSNASADSPILPTITCEAFQPIHPETAFERKYKEARQQLWRVLVQK, encoded by the coding sequence ATGAGCGATAAAGATTGCAGCCAAAGCTACAATCCCAAAGCCGTCACATCTAACCAGACGGACATTTATAAAAATCTTGAACAGGTGGTTCGCAAGTATGCAGCCACCCGTTTTTTACGCCCGGTAGCAGACCATACCCGCGAGGCTTTTGAGTCCGCAAGACAGTTCGTCCAGAATTTTTATGAGACCACCGGCTCAATTCCAGTTGTCATCCCCGGCTCGACCGGGGATCTTACAGATCCAATCGCGAAGGGAGCGTTTCCCGTTATTCTAGACTCCGGTTGCGGCACGGGAGAAAGCACCCTCCATCTGGCCCGCAGGTTTCCAGGCGTACCCGTCATCGGGATCGACAAGTCCGCCGTCCGTCTGAATAAGGCGGGAAACGAACATCAGCTAGAAAATGTTTCACCGCTAGATTCTCGCCTTCGCGAGAATGACAAAGAGAATCTCGCGGTACCCGCCAATGCATTCTGGGTCCGCGGAGAACTTCTGGATTTCTGGCGCTTGGCGCTGGACGAAGTACAGGCTGGCCGCTGGACCATCCCGCATCACGCAGTCTTTTACCCCAATCCTTGGCCTAAGGAAAGTGAAGCCACCCGCAGGTTCCACCTCCATCCCATTTTTTCCACCATGATGGCCTTGGGACACGTCACGGAGTTACGTACCAACTGGGAAATCTACGCCAGGGAATTTGCAGAAGCCGCCCGCATCCTGGCAGACAGCAACGCCTCGGCCGACTCACCAATCTTGCCCACCATCACTTGCGAAGCCTTCCAGCCGATCCATCCGGAAACCGCCTTCGAGCGCAAATACAAAGAAGCCCGCCAACAGTTGTGGCGGGTCCTCGTCCAAAAGTAA
- a CDS encoding TIGR02147 family protein, with protein sequence MPEVLEYLEYREFLRDWFVETKKDNPFTSYRYLGQKTGVDPAWLVRVFQKEGHLNESTLPVFIRLCGLDDRRAEYFKTLYRFNKTKAKQALSELYYRLMELRSLETRVLSTPELSYFGSWACAALRALIGITKDTSDLNKLAANLTPAISQDEARNALGVMKQLGLVVPDGNGGWNITDQIVSTGGEVKSTAVRDFHRRTLELALESIDRHKPDDRDISSVVFTADESDLPEIRHRIEEFRRGLLQFARKSERADRVYALNIAMYPLSNKVDDPCTGSEPPKKGA encoded by the coding sequence ATGCCTGAAGTATTAGAGTATCTAGAATATCGCGAATTTTTGAGAGATTGGTTTGTCGAGACTAAAAAGGACAATCCGTTCACCTCATACCGCTATCTCGGCCAAAAGACCGGCGTTGACCCGGCCTGGCTTGTTCGTGTATTCCAGAAGGAAGGCCACCTGAACGAAAGCACCCTGCCGGTGTTTATCCGCCTTTGCGGTCTGGACGACCGTCGTGCCGAATACTTCAAGACTCTTTACCGTTTTAACAAGACCAAGGCGAAGCAGGCTCTTTCTGAACTGTACTACCGCCTGATGGAACTGCGCTCCCTGGAAACCCGCGTTCTTTCTACGCCGGAACTTTCCTACTTCGGTAGCTGGGCATGCGCCGCTCTCCGCGCCCTCATTGGCATTACCAAGGACACCAGCGATTTGAACAAGCTGGCAGCCAACCTGACTCCGGCTATTTCTCAGGACGAAGCCCGCAATGCACTGGGCGTCATGAAGCAGCTGGGCCTTGTTGTCCCCGATGGAAACGGCGGCTGGAACATTACAGACCAGATCGTAAGTACCGGCGGCGAAGTGAAGAGCACTGCCGTCCGAGACTTCCACAGACGCACTCTGGAACTGGCACTGGAATCCATTGACCGTCATAAGCCCGACGATCGTGACATCTCCAGCGTGGTATTTACCGCCGATGAGTCCGACCTTCCGGAAATCCGCCATCGTATCGAGGAATTCCGTCGTGGCCTCCTGCAGTTTGCCCGCAAGAGCGAACGTGCCGATCGCGTCTATGCACTGAACATCGCAATGTACCCCCTGTCCAACAAGGTGGACGACCCCTGCACGGGTTCTGAGCCTCCTAAGAAGGGGGCGTAA
- the hisE gene encoding phosphoribosyl-ATP diphosphatase — MTFEEIYALVCERKRTMPEGKSTTELFKKGAHGIGKKLVEEAGESWMAARYETRDDQCLELSQVLYYVACMMAEKGLTLEEVYAKL, encoded by the coding sequence ATGACGTTTGAAGAAATCTACGCGCTGGTTTGCGAACGCAAGAGAACCATGCCCGAAGGCAAGAGCACCACTGAACTCTTTAAGAAGGGTGCTCACGGCATCGGCAAGAAGCTGGTGGAAGAAGCCGGCGAAAGCTGGATGGCTGCTCGCTACGAAACTCGCGACGACCAGTGCCTGGAACTTTCCCAGGTTCTATACTATGTAGCCTGCATGATGGCAGAAAAAGGTCTCACCCTCGAAGAAGTGTACGCTAAACTATGA
- a CDS encoding DUF4198 domain-containing protein: protein MHKSYRTLAVSAVLGFGLGLSACSDSQVAGGGPSGSEAGNAITAQLLTADAKPATSAKIKIIDSESLDGAASARIVKADRNGNITIPDMPKGSYILEATQGDEALQMSIDYDGNKQELGLAALEKTVSVSGKVSESNGTIKIRGMDHSAPVVDGNFTINSLPAGAISLVFVPSESIDTSMSYVAVEAGEQIEAKSFAEEKEALLLEDFQDSNYQHRFMLPHTYDGGWWYFTMEEDAVEAQNLTKDGLISLDKEENGNIAAHVQMVINNGGWALIGVELGKSDKKLCNDISSVESVSFRAKGAATLVFKVMHIPDRDSTEEYKENVIFESEFKPNDDWSTFTMPIAEHVQPGTSLTCATQIAWLFKYVKPADGEDTPVSELWLDDIKLIGGDRQQIWAR from the coding sequence ATGCATAAGTCTTACAGAACATTAGCTGTTTCTGCAGTCCTTGGCTTTGGCCTTGGTCTTTCAGCATGTTCTGATAGCCAAGTCGCAGGTGGCGGTCCCTCCGGTTCCGAAGCGGGCAACGCCATTACCGCACAGCTTTTGACCGCAGACGCAAAGCCTGCCACCTCGGCAAAGATCAAGATTATCGACAGCGAAAGCCTGGATGGCGCAGCTAGTGCACGCATCGTCAAAGCAGATCGTAACGGCAACATCACCATTCCCGATATGCCAAAGGGTAGCTACATTCTGGAAGCAACCCAAGGTGATGAAGCGCTCCAGATGAGTATTGACTACGATGGTAACAAGCAGGAATTAGGTCTTGCCGCCCTGGAAAAAACCGTCAGTGTTTCTGGTAAGGTTAGCGAAAGTAACGGTACCATCAAGATTCGCGGCATGGACCATTCCGCCCCCGTTGTAGATGGCAACTTCACAATCAACTCCTTACCTGCAGGCGCCATAAGCCTGGTATTCGTTCCCAGTGAATCCATCGACACCTCCATGTCCTATGTGGCAGTGGAAGCCGGCGAACAAATTGAAGCAAAGTCCTTTGCAGAAGAAAAGGAAGCATTGCTCCTGGAAGACTTCCAGGACAGCAATTACCAGCACCGTTTTATGCTGCCCCACACCTATGACGGTGGTTGGTGGTATTTCACCATGGAAGAAGACGCTGTTGAAGCGCAAAACCTGACTAAAGACGGTCTCATCTCCTTGGATAAGGAAGAAAACGGCAACATCGCAGCCCACGTTCAAATGGTTATCAACAATGGTGGATGGGCACTTATAGGAGTAGAACTCGGCAAGAGCGACAAGAAGCTATGTAACGACATTTCCTCCGTTGAATCCGTTTCCTTCAGAGCCAAGGGCGCAGCCACCCTCGTATTTAAGGTAATGCACATTCCCGACAGAGACTCTACCGAAGAATACAAGGAAAATGTCATCTTCGAAAGCGAGTTCAAACCCAACGATGATTGGAGTACATTTACCATGCCCATCGCCGAACATGTACAACCTGGTACAAGTTTGACCTGCGCTACCCAGATTGCATGGCTCTTCAAGTATGTTAAACCGGCAGATGGCGAAGACACGCCCGTAAGCGAGCTGTGGCTGGATGACATCAAACTGATTGGCGGCGATCGCCAGCAGATTTGGGCACGCTAA
- a CDS encoding nitroreductase, which yields MQNETLTTLETRRSCRKFKPDMITDEELEAVIRAGTFAPSGKNQQSSIIIAVTNKEMRDQIAEENRKIGGWDEGFDPFYGAPVILIVIADRDANNGSGTYINDGSLVMGNLMNAAASIGLGSVWIHRARQEFESEFGKSILEKLGIKGNYEGIGHVALGYRLTPVPKALPRKENYVYYIR from the coding sequence ATGCAGAATGAAACTCTAACGACCCTGGAAACCCGCCGTAGCTGCCGTAAGTTCAAGCCGGATATGATCACGGACGAAGAATTGGAAGCCGTGATCCGCGCAGGTACTTTTGCGCCTTCCGGAAAGAACCAGCAGTCTTCCATTATCATCGCGGTTACCAACAAGGAAATGCGCGACCAGATTGCGGAGGAAAATCGCAAGATCGGCGGTTGGGATGAGGGGTTCGATCCTTTCTATGGAGCACCCGTTATTCTTATCGTAATTGCGGACCGAGATGCAAACAACGGTTCCGGAACTTACATCAATGACGGAAGTCTCGTTATGGGCAACTTGATGAACGCCGCCGCTAGCATTGGCTTGGGTAGCGTCTGGATCCACCGTGCTCGCCAGGAATTCGAGAGCGAGTTCGGCAAGTCCATTCTGGAAAAGCTGGGCATCAAGGGAAACTACGAAGGCATTGGCCATGTGGCTCTGGGATATCGCTTGACTCCCGTCCCCAAGGCTCTGCCCCGTAAGGAAAATTACGTTTATTATATCCGCTAA
- a CDS encoding ATP-dependent RecD-like DNA helicase produces the protein MTKDIITNGSVSQFFDLLREARGIAAINAHLQKFVQDLQPDISADAQKYLLMLLSLQEEGNTRFSLDPEIFYKKWETKWNGLMLSIDAAEMPSASDFKSVVEKGIVDIRQNKYTNIIDWNGTTKLFVVKENFIFATKYYKAKVAIENAATTHFTDGKNFPEADVKKCTQKVATLHKKNPRFTNEENPQGEFRINEEQAQAILRGQKENLIITGGPGTGKTTVVLYILWNLLENNPQYLEDWEIKLAAPSGKAADRMRESIAGGLADINDEFKNSPIFKKLEGLESYTIHRLLKYLPKTGKFYYNSETQFSERTIFVIDEASMIDISLFAALLQAIAAGSRIFILGDPFQLPSVEAGAVLGEILSHQNRSRNFVVKLLKSNRFTDDSNIGQLAHAIQARAEGSETGPVSFLEIQEKVREAARHKNRTEPKDKILLKSLDGMGGLFEEQVQNLVCETLEPFSILPELAEQIIPDASLLNEQQRDEQNSIREKLWNLTLSLRLLSAERRGTCGVENLNKVACKKIRGHWINYCRRFAPDFVPPRSRYFPGQLLILTQNQAMYKLYNGDTGVVIFHEERPYLMLKKDDFVFYPLSLLPEDSLEPAFAITIHKSQGSEYKHVTMFLPKQKGHPLLTNQILYTGITRAKEEVVIIATPEAFDDACCTVTERETGIIMM, from the coding sequence ATGACTAAGGATATCATCACAAATGGTTCTGTCTCTCAATTCTTCGACTTGCTGCGAGAGGCCCGAGGTATCGCCGCCATTAACGCGCACCTTCAAAAGTTCGTACAGGATTTACAGCCCGACATTTCCGCAGACGCCCAGAAATATCTCCTGATGCTTTTATCCCTCCAGGAAGAGGGCAATACCCGTTTTTCCCTGGATCCCGAAATTTTCTACAAGAAATGGGAAACCAAGTGGAACGGATTGATGCTAAGCATTGACGCCGCAGAAATGCCCAGCGCCAGTGATTTTAAATCCGTAGTGGAAAAAGGCATCGTAGACATCCGTCAAAACAAGTACACCAACATCATTGATTGGAACGGCACCACCAAACTTTTCGTGGTGAAGGAAAATTTCATTTTCGCCACCAAGTACTACAAGGCAAAAGTTGCCATCGAAAACGCAGCCACTACTCACTTTACCGACGGCAAGAACTTCCCCGAAGCCGACGTAAAGAAATGCACCCAGAAGGTAGCTACACTCCACAAGAAGAATCCGCGATTCACCAACGAAGAAAATCCTCAAGGAGAATTCCGAATTAACGAAGAGCAGGCTCAGGCCATTCTTCGCGGGCAAAAGGAAAATCTAATTATTACAGGCGGCCCCGGTACCGGCAAGACCACCGTGGTTCTCTACATCCTGTGGAATCTTCTGGAAAACAACCCTCAGTACCTTGAGGATTGGGAAATCAAGCTGGCAGCTCCCAGCGGAAAGGCCGCCGACCGCATGCGCGAAAGTATTGCAGGCGGCCTAGCCGACATCAATGACGAATTTAAGAACAGTCCTATATTCAAGAAGTTGGAAGGTCTTGAAAGTTACACCATCCATCGTCTGCTCAAGTACCTCCCCAAAACAGGAAAGTTCTACTACAATAGCGAAACCCAATTCAGCGAAAGGACCATTTTCGTCATTGACGAAGCCAGCATGATTGACATCTCGCTGTTCGCCGCTCTTTTGCAGGCCATTGCCGCGGGCTCCCGCATTTTCATTCTAGGCGATCCGTTCCAGCTCCCTTCTGTGGAAGCAGGTGCTGTTCTGGGAGAAATCCTCTCCCATCAAAATAGGAGTCGCAATTTTGTGGTGAAGCTCTTGAAGTCCAACCGCTTTACCGATGATTCAAACATCGGGCAGCTAGCCCACGCCATCCAGGCCCGTGCGGAAGGATCCGAAACCGGTCCCGTTTCCTTCCTGGAAATTCAGGAAAAAGTCCGCGAAGCCGCCCGACACAAAAACCGCACAGAACCCAAGGACAAAATCCTGCTGAAATCTCTGGATGGAATGGGCGGGCTGTTCGAGGAACAGGTCCAGAATCTGGTTTGCGAAACTCTGGAACCCTTCAGCATCCTGCCGGAACTTGCAGAACAAATCATCCCCGACGCTTCCCTCCTGAATGAACAGCAGAGAGACGAACAAAACAGCATTCGTGAAAAACTCTGGAACTTGACCCTCTCCCTGCGATTACTTTCCGCAGAACGCAGAGGCACCTGCGGGGTAGAAAACCTCAACAAGGTGGCCTGCAAGAAAATTCGCGGTCACTGGATCAATTACTGCCGCCGATTCGCACCGGATTTCGTCCCCCCGCGAAGCAGGTACTTCCCGGGACAGCTCCTGATCCTCACCCAGAATCAGGCCATGTACAAGTTGTATAACGGCGACACCGGAGTGGTGATTTTCCACGAGGAACGTCCCTACCTCATGTTGAAGAAGGACGATTTCGTCTTTTACCCCCTCTCCCTGCTGCCCGAGGACTCCCTGGAACCGGCTTTTGCCATTACCATCCACAAGTCCCAGGGGTCTGAGTACAAGCACGTAACCATGTTCCTACCCAAACAGAAGGGTCACCCCCTGCTCACCAACCAGATTCTCTACACGGGCATCACCCGCGCCAAGGAAGAAGTGGTCATTATCGCCACCCCCGAGGCCTTCGACGACGCCTGTTGTACAGTTACGGAACGCGAAACCGGGATTATAATGATGTAG
- a CDS encoding bifunctional oligoribonuclease/PAP phosphatase NrnA yields MTIDEMLEKASTVAIFGHVRPDGDCIGSTLGLYNYIKDNYPQIDVTVFVEGFPDSYRLLNGSDKTQLEYDGREIDLAFLMDTPSFERCGAKGAECLAKAKFTCNIDHHISNPLNLCNVNIVEPEASSASEVLFYQLNKDKISKNAANCMYLGVVHDTGAFKFSCTSKRTMNAVGDFIDKGCDFAKIVNETYYTRSYKQTLITGFALEKSKLALDGKVVYSYVTPADMERYDVKPFEMGTVVDTLREVSGTEVTVFLYPVNGKYKISLRSNYFVDVNKVVSNFGGGGHVRAAGGDTELDPEVAIAKIVGLIKEQM; encoded by the coding sequence ATGACGATTGACGAAATGCTTGAAAAGGCTAGCACTGTTGCAATTTTTGGCCATGTCCGCCCCGACGGAGACTGCATCGGTTCTACCCTAGGTCTCTACAACTACATCAAGGATAACTACCCCCAAATTGACGTCACTGTCTTTGTGGAAGGTTTCCCCGATAGTTACCGCCTGCTGAACGGTTCGGATAAGACCCAGCTGGAATACGACGGTCGCGAAATCGACCTGGCATTTCTGATGGACACCCCCAGCTTTGAACGTTGCGGCGCCAAGGGCGCAGAATGCTTGGCCAAGGCAAAGTTCACCTGCAATATCGACCATCACATTAGCAATCCCCTGAACCTCTGTAACGTGAACATCGTGGAACCGGAAGCAAGTTCCGCCAGCGAAGTTCTGTTCTACCAGCTGAACAAGGATAAGATCAGCAAGAACGCTGCCAACTGCATGTACCTGGGCGTGGTTCACGATACAGGCGCCTTCAAGTTCAGCTGCACCAGCAAGCGCACCATGAACGCCGTGGGCGATTTCATTGACAAGGGTTGCGACTTCGCAAAGATCGTCAACGAAACTTACTACACCCGCAGCTACAAGCAGACGCTCATTACCGGCTTCGCCCTGGAAAAATCCAAGCTAGCTTTGGACGGCAAGGTGGTTTATTCCTACGTCACCCCCGCCGACATGGAACGTTACGACGTGAAGCCTTTTGAAATGGGCACCGTGGTGGACACCCTCCGTGAAGTCAGCGGCACCGAAGTCACCGTCTTCCTGTATCCCGTCAACGGCAAGTACAAAATCAGCCTCCGCTCCAACTACTTCGTAGACGTAAACAAGGTGGTCAGCAACTTTGGCGGTGGCGGCCACGTTCGCGCTGCCGGCGGCGACACGGAATTGGATCCCGAAGTTGCAATCGCAAAGATTGTGGGCCTCATCAAGGAACAGATGTAA
- a CDS encoding gamma-glutamyl-gamma-aminobutyrate hydrolase family protein (Members of this family of hydrolases with an active site Cys residue belong to MEROPS family C26.) translates to MKTNLIILDMGSTYADLVERIGDFSEWIYERVPEELKTSTAIVSHQDLPRYVRSHEISGIIITGSHDMVTDPDRDHALCFDTLQDLLEARPFLPVFGICYGHQLLAHLLGGKAAPKPEGPEIGLKEISFIVSDDEIFGGYSKKEVPFYCVHYQCAEEVPPGAKVFATSEQEEHHAFRIRNCWGVQFHPEFPKEADLYYERANSPIDGIEKRLLQIQEEYVENDLIARFCRFVAKPSED, encoded by the coding sequence ATGAAGACGAACCTGATAATTTTAGACATGGGCAGCACCTATGCGGATCTTGTAGAACGCATTGGGGATTTTTCCGAATGGATTTATGAAAGAGTTCCCGAGGAACTGAAAACATCCACCGCCATCGTGTCCCACCAGGATTTACCTCGTTACGTCAGGTCTCACGAAATTTCAGGAATCATCATTACCGGTTCCCACGACATGGTCACGGATCCGGATAGAGACCATGCGCTTTGCTTTGATACGCTGCAGGACCTGCTGGAAGCCCGCCCCTTCCTACCCGTTTTTGGAATTTGTTATGGTCACCAGCTCCTGGCTCACCTGCTGGGTGGTAAGGCCGCCCCCAAGCCCGAAGGCCCGGAAATCGGTCTTAAGGAAATCTCCTTCATCGTAAGCGACGACGAAATCTTTGGAGGATACAGCAAGAAGGAGGTTCCCTTCTACTGCGTCCATTACCAATGCGCCGAGGAAGTTCCCCCGGGAGCAAAGGTTTTCGCCACCAGCGAACAGGAAGAACATCACGCCTTCCGCATCCGCAACTGCTGGGGCGTACAGTTCCATCCGGAATTTCCAAAGGAAGCGGATCTCTATTACGAAAGAGCCAATAGCCCTATTGACGGTATAGAAAAAAGACTCCTCCAGATTCAGGAGGAGTACGTGGAAAACGATCTGATCGCTCGGTTCTGCCGGTTCGTGGCAAAGCCCAGCGAAGATTAG